In the genome of Deltaproteobacteria bacterium, one region contains:
- a CDS encoding helix-turn-helix transcriptional regulator, producing the protein MQTLLKSLKALADGNRLRILRLLLDEPHCVCELQAALGITQPSISKHLRILEEAGLVTKARQGMFIDYQLAAVKESGDQRAALLALISPWLRADPELQALSRRAHGLKREQLCRSEAKSTPMP; encoded by the coding sequence TTGCAAACTTTGCTCAAATCCCTCAAGGCCCTGGCGGATGGCAATCGCCTGCGCATCCTGCGCTTGTTGCTGGATGAGCCGCACTGTGTTTGTGAACTGCAGGCGGCTTTGGGTATTACCCAACCCAGCATCTCCAAGCACTTGCGCATCCTGGAGGAAGCCGGTCTGGTGACCAAAGCCCGGCAGGGCATGTTTATTGATTATCAATTGGCCGCGGTTAAAGAATCAGGGGATCAGCGGGCCGCCTTGCTGGCGCTGATTAGTCCCTGGCTACGGGCCGACCCAGAATTACAGGCCCTCAGCCGCCGGGCCCATGGCCTCAAGCGCGAGCAATTATGTCGGTCCGAAGCCAAATCTACCCCTATGCCCTAG